A stretch of Coccidioides posadasii str. Silveira chromosome 2, complete sequence DNA encodes these proteins:
- a CDS encoding uncharacterized protein (EggNog:ENOG410PK6K~COG:O~TransMembrane:4 (i203-229o249-266i442-463o483-507i)~BUSCO:6873at33183): MASFPPQSASSSRARQSSSQESPNEEEEELLDLSPYAEARGARKPERSPEPPLRQSPTAASLADAQKEITANNTQEREKQVDQELLECKRKETTEAEESNISASVTNPPHDEEPKKCWICYTDETEDSPLNAEWRSPCPCALYAHEACLLDWLADLENPKSRRYSGRAAKMHCPQCKSEIVIARPRSLVVDFMRKAEKIAGRLVLPGLLFTMAGTIWAGCCAHGVYSMYLIFGPEEAKRILDSGARQSWNPRLNLGLPVIPLTLIFSRTRYAESLLPAIPVIFFATHRPGEGQLDLDMWPPSASVTFAALPYAKSFYGLLYEKLFGRLERKWIAEVQPRAGEAEEAEEIGHDENHNGHIHHREQIPDNEGEILMEIGLELELGMGDDDHPPLAVQAVAQGGDNQQAAGQEEAENQQGAAANPILGRRQNEIIHDTSNIADTVLGALLFPAISAGMGGLLKVTLPKSWTTAPVDKSRAGFLQTRWGRSIVGGCLFVLLKDALVLYCRWKLAQSHRKRRVLNYDRTKKRVVGP, from the coding sequence ATGGCCTCGTTCCCTCCCCAGTCAGCGTCGTCCAGCCGGGCACGACAGTCATCGTCACAGGAATCACCCaacgaggaggaagaagagctCCTGGACCTATCTCCTTACGCAGAAGCGCGCGGTGCACGAAAACCTGAGCGCAGCCCTGAACCGCCCTTGCGACAAAGCCCTACCGCAGCCTCTCTCGCAGACGCCCAAAAGGAGATCACCGCCAATAATACACAGGAAAGAGAAAAGCAAGTGGATCAGGAGCTCTTAGAGTGTAAGCGCAAGGAAACTACGGAAGCCGAAGAGAGCAACATCTCCGCGTCTGTGACTAATCCTCCCCACGATGAAGAGCCTAAGAAGTGCTGGATCTGCTACACCGATGAGACGGAGGATTCGCCGCTGAATGCGGAGTGGCGCTCGCCGTGTCCGTGTGCGCTGTACGCGCATGAGGCGTGTTTACTCGATTGGTTGGCTGATTTGGAGAATCCGAAATCAAGACGGTATAGTGGTCGGGCGGCGAAGATGCATTGTCCACAGTGTAAATCGGAGATCGTGATAGCTCGACCGAGGAGTTTGGTGGTTGACTTTATGCGCAAAGCGGAAAAAATTGCCGGACGTTTGGTGCTGCCTGGGTTATTATTCACAATGGCGGGTACAATTTGGGCCGGGTGTTGTGCGCATGGAGTTTATTCGATGTATCTGATTTTTGGGCCGGAGGAGGCGAAGCGGATATTGGATTCTGGGGCACGCCAGTCGTGGAATCCGAGACTGAATTTGGGGCTGCCGGTGATTCCGTTGACGTTGATCTTTTCGCGGACGAGATATGCGGAGAGCTTGTTGCCGGCCATACCGGTAATATTCTTTGCCACACATCGCCCAGGTGAAGGACAACTGGATTTAGATATGTGGCCGCCTAGTGCATCGGTAACGTTTGCTGCACTGCCCTATGCAAAGTCCTTTTATGGTCTGCTCTATGAAAAGCTGTTTGGAAGATTGGAGAGGAAGTGGATAGCAGAGGTTCAACCACGGGCTGGAGAGGCTGAAGAAGCCGAAGAAATTGGCCATGATGAGAACCACAATGGGCATATCCATCACCGTGAACAGATCCCTGATAATGAGGGGGAAATTTTAATGGAGATTGGTCTGGAATTGGAGTTGGGCATGGGGGATGATGATCACCCTCCTCTTGCTGTACAAGCTGTCGCTCAAGGTGGGGACAACCAACAAGCTGCAGGgcaagaagaagcagaaaatcAGCAAGGAGCGGCCGCAAATCCGATTCTCGGAAGACGCCAGAACGAGATTATCCACGATACAAGTAATATTGCCGACACTGTTCTTGGGGCGCTTCTGTTCCCCGCTATATCTGCTGGAATGGGCGGACTATTAAAGGTTACCCTGCCCAAGTCATGGACAACGGCACCCGTGGATAAAAGCAGGGCGGGATTCCTTCAGACAAGGTGGGGAAGAAGCATTGTCGGCGGTTGTCTCTTCGTTCTCCTTAAAGATGCTTTGGTGCTCTACTGCCGGTGGAAATTGGCACAATCACATCGTAAGAGGAGAGTATTGAATTATGATCGAACTAAAAAGCGGGTCGTTGGCCCGTGA
- a CDS encoding mitochondrial 54S ribosomal protein mL40 (EggNog:ENOG410PRBG~COG:S~BUSCO:14452at33183), which translates to MRQQISPILASLANVFRIPLRPSVQALVNHTCREALAQDCYRSKVLQSSRSFTSSAPLEKKGRAKADKRITLIRYFLYHPLTPRPLRFSRDRYLRHWTIHRAWNLYQAKRRAARDLELERMYTSMRNACEELRTGVGDGGYLFRVSMHKKGVFTDGVPIEYGRLQTETPSREGWNYEWKR; encoded by the exons ATGAGGCAACAAATATCTCCAATTCTCGCCTCACTGGCAAATGTCTTCAGAATACCCCTTCGTCCGTCCGTCCAAGCTCTCGTGAACCACACCTGTCGTGAAGCATTAGCGCAGGATTGTTACCGATCAAAAGTGCTTCAATCTAGCCGGTCATTCACATCCAGTGCTCCTCttgaaaaaaaaggccgAGCTAAAGCAGACAAGAGAATCA CCCTTATCCGCTACTTTCTCTACCATCCTCTCACCCCGCGCCCCCTCCGCTTCTCTCGCGACCGCTACCTCCGCCATTGGACCATCCATCGTGCCTGGAACCTGTACCAGGCCAAACGCCGTGCCGCCAGAGATCTGGAGCTCGAACGCATGTATACTAGCATGCGCAATGCGTGCGAAGAGCTACGTACAGGCGTGGGAGATGGGGGCTATTTGTTTCGGGTTTCAATGCATAAGAAAGGCGTGTTTACGGATGGGGTTCCGATTGAATACGGGCGATTACAGACGGAGACGCCCAGTCGAGAAGGATGGAATTATGAGTGGAAGAGATGA
- the RHO2 gene encoding Rho GTPase (EggNog:ENOG410PIRK~COG:S~BUSCO:13422at33183), with protein sequence MAHHQPENVLRRKLVIIGDGACGKTSLLSVFTLGYFPTHYVPTVFENYVTDCRVDGRSVQLALWDTAGQEDYERLRPLAYSKAHVLLIAFSVDTPDSLENVKHKWIEEANERCPNVPIILVGLKKDLREDPLAIEEMRRRSLRFVSPKDGSETATQIGARKYLECSSLTGEGVDDVFEAATRAALLTFDEDNRGSCCVIL encoded by the exons ATGGCACATCACCAGCCTGAGAATGTTCTTCGGAG GAAGCTCGTTATTATTGGAGATGGTGCGTGTGGAAAGACCAGTTTGTTGAGTGTGTTCACATTAGGCTACTTCCCAACA CATTAC GTCCCTACTGTCTTTGAAAACTACGTCACAGATTGTCGGGTTGATGGTCGATCAGTGCAGCTAGCCTTGTGGGATACGGCTGGTCAAGAAGATTACGAAAGATTACGCCCTCTAGCATATTCCAAAGCCCATGTTCTCTTAATCGCATTTTCTGTTGATACTCCGGATTCTCTGGAAAACGTGAAGCACAAG TGGATAGAAGAAGCCAATGAACGTTGCCCCAACGTTCCTATAATATTAGTAGGCTTAAAGAAGGATCTTCGTGAAGACCCGCTCGCCATCGAAGAAATGAGAAGGAGGTCTCTTAGATTCGTCTCGCCCAAAGATGGCAGTGAAACAGCGACTCAAATTGGCGCAAGAAAATATCTGGAATGTTCGTCCCTTACGGGAGAAGGCGTAGACGACGTCTTTGAAGCCGCCACGCGTGCAGCCCTCCTAACATTCGACGAGGACAACCGAGGATCCTGCTGCGTGATCTTATAA
- the NST1 gene encoding Stress response protein nst1 (EggNog:ENOG410PKGG~COG:S~BUSCO:2291at33183), which translates to MPSNSKRSMAPPTNVPKQISATSTSKKAPTKPTTQNSIAGAKSTGSPETRTSSPEHMESPETPTATTTVNRKKQKRRQKQAARLAAERQSSNMPAQNGDGGHDIVADFSRAATQGQHAAFDNDDLDYTDDETHYSTQGQRGLQHDKNGVLHQSQEPSKRKGKKKKNRKSRSQSHQAEGSSTSMSTPSASLARPVTLPPLSSSAYRSAHKVTKDRIWNTSTHEERERIKEFWLQLGEEERRSLVKVEKEAVLRKMKEQQKHSCSCTVCGRKRTAIEEELEVLYDAYYEELEQYANHKQGSFENGAPIGAPPRLYQPPLRTLDRHSHHPVAQHPSRGRVQELPDDDEDLDDDYDEDDEDDEPYSEDELEDAARTTRADFFAFGNSLTVKDGILTVADDLLKNDGKHFIDMMEQLAERRMQREEDTQYAAASAAHQSMHAGHNHGPPLDEEEYDDEEEEDYDSQDDEEYEEDEMDAMTEEQRMEEGRRMFQIFAARMFEQRVLTAYREKIARERQERLIEELEEENRLDVEREAKKAREAQKRKDKKKLQKQAKEEERAKREAERAAEEAAQKALEEKRLEEQRRKKEEQRKKREAEKKAQEEERQRKEAERQKRLKEERERQAEFERKQREQKEREKKKREEAKKREREEKEAKERELREKKIKEERERREREEKARQEKEAAAKAERESREKAKREEQAAQQAAAQAAAVQAAKRASQSGPTHLPPGLQHPQGPSALQSPHFQVATPVVPKASTPIRPRQPSQQGSHASSPRSQPAHVDISQTSSLSPGSVSTTIPGKGVSQAPLLHHPQPSAPLSPLGGVGRGSHTLGFSPMQSLNGLPTNPGTIPAMGPRMPMAHDMSMYTNHSGPLGGQYRGFASPDSIPLPPGITGPRHLGQGRGFQMEVGHTSLPFHPQPNAAGPISAAAPQSSQNSGASLTHTRQPSISFERNQHETQPQSQPLSRPAPIQRPASTVPHDQHKDESKTNQQEIDELSTQLGSSALLDDSDIPLTAPPSQPLSSALPPGLPGAGRIGFAGPSLFSDHLGSSKPHFSLGAPGSGAGWAHNPFGPPGFPAAPSWGPSSGAGWPTNAFGILGGSHRAHTSRPVAIRLSVIQACKQLNTTSGTDSSGYHNVNQILRQVEQLNSPNESQIGLDEMLDICDTEGNPQNGGGSFIIKNEGPKGTFVKFEPDNNSISSSTRGSVVPGDIGSPVPGSSLPTPGSGSRQFATTNISPTTGF; encoded by the exons ATGCCATCCAACTCCAAACGTTCGATGGCACCGCCAACCAATGTACCGAAGCAGATCTCTGCGACTAGCACATCTAAGAAAGCTCCGACCAAGCCTACAACACAAAATTCAATCGCCGGTGCGAAATCGACCGGATCCCCAGAGACCCGCACTAGCTCCCCAGAGCATATGGAGAGTCCCGAAACGCCAACCGCCACGACGACCGTGAACcggaagaagcagaagagaCGGCAGAAGCAGGCTGCCCGCCTCGCTGCGGAGCGACAGTCCAGTAACATGCCGGCACAGAATGGTGACGGTGGCCATGACATCGTTGCGGACTTTAGTCGAGCAGCGACGCAAGGACAGCACGCGGCCTTTGACAATGATGATTTGGACTATACAGATGATGAGACTCATTATTCTACACAGGGCCAACGTGGACTTCAGCACGATAAAAACGGTGTGCTCCATCAATCTCAAGAGCCCTCCAAGCgaaaaggcaaaaagaagaaaaatagaAAGAGCCGTTCTCAGTCTCATCAAGCCGAGGGGAGCTCTACGTCCATGTCTACCCCGTCCGCGTCGCTCGCCCGCCCTGTCACCCTGCCACCTTTGTCCAGTTCCGCATACCGATCTGCACACAAAGTGACCAAAGACCGCATCTGGAATACATCGACCCACGAAGAACGGGAACGAATCAAAGAGTTCTGGCTTCAACTCGGTGAGGAGGAGCGCCGATCGTTGGTCAAAGTAGAAAAGGAAGCTGTATTGCGAAAAATGAAGGAACAACAGAAGCATTCCTGTAGTTGTACAGTTTGTGGGAGAAAACGAACCGCAATTGAGGAGGAACTAGAGGTCCTTTATGATGCATACTATGAAGAGCTTGAGCAATATGCGAACCATAAACAAGGATCGTTCGAAAATGGTGCGCCCATTGGAGCACCCCCGCGGCTATACCAACCCCCTCTTCGAACTCTTGATCGACATTCTCATCATCCCGTTGCCCAACATCCGTCGAGAGGTAGAGTCCAAGAACTCCCTGACGACGATGAAGACTTAGATGATGATTACGATGAGgacgatgaggatgatgagccGTATAGCGAGGATGAATTGGAGGATGCAGCCAGAACAACGCGCGCCGATTTCTTCGCATTTGGGAATAGCTTAACTGTGAAAG ATGGAATTCTTACAGTAGCTGATGACCTTCTCAAAAATGACGGGAAGCATTTTATTGATATGATGGAGCAATTAGCTGAGCGGCGAATGCAACGTGAAGAAGACACGCAGTATGCAGCTGCGTCCGCAGCCCATCAGTCCATGCATGCAGGTCATAATCATGGTCCACCcttggatgaagaagaatatgatgatgaagaagaggaagattaTGATAGTCAAGATGATGAAGAATATGAGGAAGATGAAATG GATGCAATGACAGAGGAACAACGGATGGAAGAAGGAAGGAGAATGTTTCAAATATTTGCAGCACGAATGTTTGAACAACGAGTCCTGACGGCGTATAGAGAGAAGATTGCTCGTGAACGTCAAGAGCGGCTCATCGAAGAAttagaagaagagaatcgGCTTGATGTGGAACGTGAGGCAAAGAAAGCCCGCGAGGCTCAAAAACGAAAAGACAAGAAGAAACTCCAGAAGCAAGCcaaagaagaggagagagCAAAACGGGAGGCCGAGCGAGCTGCAGAGGAAGCTGCCCAAAAGGCGTTAGAGGAGAAGCGACTAGAGGAGCAGCGGCGGAAGAAGGAAGAGCAACGAAAGAAACGTGAGGCTGAAAAGAAAGCTCAAGAGGAAGAACGACAACGGAAAGAAGCGGAACGACAAAAGCGACTTAAAGAAGAGCGTGAACGTCAGGCCGAGTTCGAACGAAAGCAGCGGGAGCAGAAAGAgcgggagaagaagaagcgcGAGGAAGCGAAAAAGAGAGAacgagaagagaaagaggccAAAGAAAGGGAGTTACGcgaaaagaagatcaaggaAGAGCGCGAACGAAGGGAACGAGAAGAAAAAGCCAGGCAAGAAAAGGAGGCTGCTGCCAAAGCCGAACGTGAAAGCAGAGAGAAAGCTAAGCGTGAGGAGCAAGCTGCGCAGCAAGCGGCTGCCCAAGCAGCCGCAGTTCAGGCCGCCAAACGTGCTTCTCAGTCTGGCCCGACGCATCTTCCTCCAGGACTACAACACCCCCAGGGTCCGTCAGCTCTTCAATCTCCACATTTCCAAGTCGCCACCCCGGTTGTTCCAAAGGCTTCTACACCAATACGTCCACGACAGCCTTCGCAGCAAGGTTCTCACGCGTCATCTCCGCGGTCCCAACCTGCACACGTGGATATCTCGCAGACTTCCTCTTTATCACCTGGATCAGTAAGCACTACGATACCGGGAAAAGGAGTATCTCAGGCCCCGCTCCTCCATCATCCACAGCCGTCTGCTCCGCTCTCTCCATTAGGTGGCGTTGGCCGTGGTTCTCATACGCTCGGTTTCAGCCCTATGCAATCATTGAATGGGTTGCCTACTAATCCCGGTACAATTCCAGCGATGGGACCTCGCATGCCTATGGCCCATGACATGTCGATGTACACAAATCACTCTGGGCCTCTTGGAGGACAATATCGTGGGTTTGCCTCTCCAGACAGTATCCCTCTCCCTCCAGGAATCACAGGACCACGACATCTTGGTCAAGGTCGTGGATTTCAAATGGAAGTAGGGCATACATCCCTCCCGTTCCATCCACAACCCAATGCAGCTGGCCCGATATCTGCAGCGGCCCCACAATCGTCACAAAACTCTGGAGCTTCCTTGACACATACTAGACAGCCCTCTATATCCTTTGAAAGAAACCAGCATGAAACCCAACCTCAAAGCCAACCCCTTTCCCGACCAGCTCCTATTCAACGACCCGCTAGTACAGTGCCACATGACCAGCATAAAGATGAATCGAAAACGAACCAACAAGAGATTGATGAGCTCAGCACTCAATTGGGTAGCAGTGCATTGCTTGATGACAGTGACATCCCTCTCACAGCACCCCCATCACAACCCCTGTCTTCGGCCCTCCCGCCGGGTCTTCCTGGCGCTGGAAGAATCGGATTTGCAGGCCCGTCGTTATTCTCTGATCACCTTGGTT CTTCTAAGCCACATTTCTCCTTAGGAGCACCGGGATCGGGAGCGGGTTGGGCACATAATCCGTTTGGGCCTCCCGGGTTTCCAGCAGCTCCATCTTGGGGGCCGAGCTCAG GGGCTGGATGGCCAACCAATGCTTTTGGCATCCTTGGCGGATCTCATCGTGCGCATACATCACGGCCTGTTGCAATCCGATTATCGGTAATCCAAGCTTGCAAGCAGCTAAATACGACTAGCGGCACCGATAGTTCCGGGTATCACAATGTGAATCAAATTCTTCGTCAAGTGGAGCAGTTAAATTCTCCGAATGAATCGCAAATTGGTCTTGACGAGATGCTCGATATATGTGACACGGAAGGCAATCCTCAAAACGGCGGAGGCTCTTTTATCATCAAGAATGAAGGGCCTAAGGGCACATTCGTCAAGTTTGAACCGGATAATAACAGCATATCGTCGAGTACTCGAGGAAGTGTAGTACCCGGAGACATTGGTAGTCCTGTGCCAGGTTCCAGTTTACCTACTCCAGGAAGTGGCTCGAGACAGTTTGCTACCACGAATATCTCTCCCACTACGGGATTTTAG
- the VPS35 gene encoding Vacuolar protein sorting-associated protein 35 (BUSCO:71046at4751~EggNog:ENOG410PGCB~COG:U~BUSCO:1541at33183), protein MASGPRLSEDQSRLLEEALAVVRQQSLMMRRCLETPGKLMDALKCASTLISELRTPSLPPKQYYELYMAVFDALRHLSDYLRESHPVNHLADLYELVQYAGNIIPRLYLMITVGTVYMAISDAPVKEIMKDMMEMSRGVQHPVRGLFLRYYLSGQARDHLPTDTGEGPQGNLQDSINFILTNFVEMNKLWVRLQHQGHSREREQRTQERRELEVLVGSNLVRLSQLVDLETYKSVILQPLLEQVVQCRDVLAQEYLLEVITKAFPDEYHLHTLDMLLTAISKLNPHVDMKKIVIGLMDRLSSYASRDSDSKDTIEAKREAEEDATRKLLERVKISEEPGPTEAPETKQNGTAEPAKESKMEKSEQESLPGVSVEAPKEDTGAESKSALPGDIKLYEVFYDQVVNLVKTRGLPIQDTIALLVSLANLALNIYPNKLEYVDQILEFATQKTLEHADSADLHSAPAQSSLLNLLLAPIHSYASIFTALSLPNYIPLYAAQSYPTRRAVAGDISRNILRSKTLISTTENLDNVLRVLKVLIKEGMQQPLGYPGMSTQRRGETDETIEEQGWLARIVHFIQGSNNDIQFKLLQATRTAYLEGNERIRYTTPAIITASLKLARHLKKREHFEDNFQSQSTALFRFMHQCVSTLYQRVNSGCAELSLRLFVLCGQVADEVGFEEFSYEFFAQAFTVYEDSISDSRAQFQAVCILVSALYGTRNFSRENYDTLITKAALHGSKLLKKPDQCRAVYLASHLWWVMDSPQPEGEEPKVVYRDGKRVLECLQRALRVADACMDTAVSVELFIEILNRYVYYFDQQNESVTIKYLNGLIELIQSNLQSNQVDGSINSSLENPKRHFQRTLEYIKSREYEGVVTEPSV, encoded by the exons ATGGCCAGCGGGCCGCGCCTTTCTGAGGACCAGAGCCGTCTGCTCGAAGAGGCCTTGGCGGTCGTTCGGCAGCAGTCGTTAATGATGCGAAGATGCCTGGAAACCCCCGGGAAGCTAATGGACGCACTGAAATGCGC TTCTACCCTGATTTCAGAACTCCGCACGCCCAGTCTACCTCCGAAACAATATTATGAACTGTACATGGCCGTATTCGATGCCCTGCGCCATTTATCCGACTATCTTCGGGAGAGCCATCCTGTAAACCATTTGGCCGACTTGTACGAACTTGTTCAATATGCTGGCAACATCATCCCGCGCCTATATCTTATGATCACTGTTGGCACTGTATATATGGCTATCTCAGATGCCCCCGTGAAAGAGATCATGAAGGATATGATGGAAATGAGCAGAGGGGTACAACATCCGGTGCGTGGTTTGTTTTTGAGATACTATCTATCTGGGCAAGCAAGGGATCATTTGCCGACCGACACGGGAGAGGGGCCTCAAGGCAACCTGCAAGATTCGATCAATTTCATCTTGACGAACTTCGTGGAAATGAACAAGTTGTGGGTTCGACTGCAGCACCAAGGACATTCGCGGGAACGAGAGCAGAGAACCCAGGAGAGACGGGAACTTGAGGTTTTGGTTGGAAGTAACTTGGTTCGCCTCAGCCAATTGGTCGATCTGGAGACGTATAAATCGGTGATACTACAACCTCTTCTGGAACAGGTGGTGCAATGCAGAGATGTGCTCGCTCAGGAGTATCTCTTGGAAG TGATTACCAAGGCCTTCCCCGATGAATACCATCTACACACCCTCGACATGTTGCTTACAGCAATCTCAAAGCTCAACCCCCACGTTGACATGAAAAAGATCGTTATCGGCTTAATGGATAGATTATCGTCTTATGCGAGTCGCGATTCTGATAGTAAGGACACCATTGAGGCCAAGAgggaagcagaagaagatgcAACCCGAAAATTACTGGAGCGCGTGAAAATATCCGAAGAGCCCGGACCTACCGAAGCACCCGAGACCAAACAGAATGGTACTGCTGAACCAGCGAAAGAAAGTAAGATGGAAAAAAGTGAACAGGAATCTTTACCAGGAGTTTCTGTTGAAGCTCCCAAGGAGGATACGGGCGCGGAGTCCAAATCGGCGTTACCGGGTGATATCAAACTGTATGAAGTTTTCTATGATCAGGTCGTGAACTTGGTAAAAACTCGGGGGTTACCCATTCAAGATACTATTGCGCTCCTAGTTTCTCTGGCCAACCTTGCGCT GAATATATATCCAAATAAACTAG AATATGTTGATCAAATTCTCGAATTTGCGACCCAAAAGACCTTAGAACATGCCGATAGCGCAGACCTACACTCTGCGCCAGCCCAATCCAGCCTTCTTAATCTCCTCTTAGCTCCTATTCATTCTTACGCTTCCATTTTCACGGCACTATCTCTTCCAAACTATATCCCTCTATATGCTGCGCAATCATATCCAACCCGGCGTGCCGTCGCTGGGGATATTTCTCGCAATATTTTGAGAAGTAAAACCCTGATATCCACGACGGAAAACCTTGACAATGTGCTCCGAGTTCTCAAGGTTCTAATAAAAGAGGGAATGCAACAGCCCCTTGGCTATCCGGGCATGTCGACACAACGACGTGGTGAAACGGACGAGACGATCGAGGAGCAGGGATGGTTAGCGCGAATAGTCCACTTCATTCAGGGTTCAAACAATGATATCCAATTCAAA CTTTTACAAGCTACGAGGACAGCCTACTTAGAAGGAAACGAGAGAATCCGCTATACTACTCCCGCAATTATCACTGCCTCGCTCAAATTGGCCCGGCATTTAAAGAAGCGGGAGCATTTTGAAGATAACTTCCAATCACAATCCACAGCGCTATTTAGGTTCATGCACCAATGTGTAAGCACCTTATATCAACGGGTAAATTCGGGTTGTGCAGAATTATCGTTGCGACTTTTCGTTCTCTGCGGTCAAGTAGCCGATGAGGTCGGATTTGAAGAGTTTAGCTACGAATTCTTCGCGCAGGCATTTACAGTATACGAGGATTCTATCAGCGATTCAAGAGCACAGTTCCAAGCTGTGTGTATTCTTGTTAGCGCGTTGTATGGAACGAGGAACTTTTCAAGAGAAAACTATGACACTCTTATTACTAAGGCCGCTTTGCATGGAAGTAAGCTTCTGAAGAAGCCAGATCAATGTCGGGCAGTTTATCTGGCAAGCCATCTGTGGTGGGTTATGGATAGTCCACAGCCAGAAGGCGAAGAGCCCAAGGTC GTCTATCGCGACGGCAAAAGAGTCCTCGAATGCCTTCAACGCGCTCTCCGCGTTGCCGATGCATGCATGGACACCGCCGTCTCCGTTGAACTCTTCATAGAGATCCTTAACCGCTACGTCTACTATTTTGACCAGCAAAACGAAAGCGTCACCATTAAGTACCTCAACGGGCTCATCGAGCTCATCCAGTCTAATCTCCAGAGCAACCAGGTTGATGGGTCCATCAACTCCAGCCTTGAAAACCCAAAGCGGCATTTCCAACGAACACTTGAGTATATTAAATCGAGGGAGTACGAAGGAGTGGTCACGGAGCCGTCGGTGTGA